In one window of Plasmodium berghei ANKA genome assembly, chromosome: 14 DNA:
- a CDS encoding RNA-binding protein, putative, with protein sequence MVDETTETLYVGGIHETIDKKCLYDIFSSFGDIRNIEIPMNLVTNKHRGFAFIEYVEKDDAKHALYNMSNFELNGKIITVNYSRTKKMDQYKPVWIDELYNQEQMRLIEEGTSNAEKEEEDAPQEEGE encoded by the exons ATGGTTGATGAGACTACCGAAACATTATATGTTGGTGGGATTCATGAAACGatagataaaaaatgtttatatgatatattttcttcattcgGGGACATAAGGAATATTGAAATACCAATGAATTTAGTTACAA acaAACATAGAGGATTTGCATTCATTGAATATGTAGAGAAGGATGACGCAAAGCATGCTTTGTATAATATGAGCAATTTTGAATTAAACgggaaaataataacagtAAATTATTCCAGAACTAAGAAAATGGATCAATACAAACCAG TATGGATTGATGAATTGTATAACCAAGAACAAATGAGATTGATAGAAGAGGGCACTTCAAAT gCGGAAAAGGAAGAAGAAGACGCACCTCAAGAAGAAGGAGAATAG